In the Litoribacterium kuwaitense genome, one interval contains:
- the nadB gene encoding L-aspartate oxidase produces MRSATYDVVIVGSGLAGMTVARSLPDQYRILIIAKTDVTRSSSWRAQGGVAAAFHQDDHWTAHKDDTLKAGRGHGHEVHIDMLTREAQAAIRFLQEKGVSFATELHQEGGHQRRRIHHIQGDQTGVAMMSTLCAGLPTNIDYVADEMVAELLLSEEGVCCGVKTVTSHGHSREYMSQFTVLGTGGCADLFAHSSNSGDSIGSGIALACKAGATLTDLEFIQFHPTLLTIKDISIGLISEAVRGEGARLVNQYGDAVMAGYHPLGDLAPRDVVSRAIHHKLSLGESIYLDINDVPNFADRFPGIAGMCKANGLSIEQGLLPVKPGAHYMMGGIAASMDGATSVPRLFAVGEVACTGVHGANRLASNSLLEAVICGRKTAQRIVSYTADSTLTSIHRQQDNGVGREQEWLDIQSVKNEMTSVCGILREGAALEQLYKRLAPYSETALQCDWSQGSQAHIAQWHRIVASTCIVKAAFMRKESRGSHFRLDYPHEEPAWEKKHIFINRRSVWEGDFTNANHSLTTNA; encoded by the coding sequence TTGAGGTCCGCGACCTATGATGTCGTCATAGTAGGGTCAGGGCTGGCAGGGATGACGGTCGCTCGGTCACTGCCTGATCAGTATCGTATTCTCATCATTGCTAAAACAGATGTGACCCGTTCTAGCTCTTGGAGGGCACAAGGAGGGGTGGCGGCCGCATTTCATCAAGATGACCATTGGACTGCACATAAAGACGACACATTGAAGGCAGGAAGAGGTCACGGTCACGAAGTGCACATCGACATGCTGACGAGAGAAGCGCAAGCAGCTATTCGCTTTTTGCAGGAAAAGGGTGTGTCTTTTGCAACTGAGTTACATCAAGAAGGTGGTCATCAACGTCGACGTATTCATCACATTCAAGGAGATCAGACAGGTGTGGCGATGATGTCAACATTATGTGCCGGGCTTCCTACGAATATTGACTACGTCGCTGACGAAATGGTAGCAGAATTGTTGTTAAGTGAAGAAGGGGTTTGCTGTGGCGTTAAAACAGTGACGAGCCACGGTCATTCACGCGAATACATGTCTCAGTTTACAGTGCTGGGAACAGGCGGATGTGCCGATTTATTTGCTCACTCGTCAAATAGTGGGGATTCAATAGGCAGTGGTATTGCCTTAGCTTGTAAAGCCGGAGCAACGTTAACCGACCTTGAGTTTATTCAATTTCATCCAACCCTTTTAACCATAAAGGACATAAGTATCGGGTTGATTTCTGAAGCTGTCCGAGGTGAGGGGGCGCGTCTCGTTAATCAATATGGAGATGCTGTAATGGCTGGCTATCATCCACTTGGAGACCTTGCCCCTCGTGACGTCGTCTCACGTGCAATACATCACAAACTTTCGCTTGGGGAGTCCATCTATTTAGATATCAATGACGTGCCGAATTTTGCCGACCGTTTCCCTGGGATTGCTGGCATGTGCAAAGCTAATGGTCTATCCATAGAGCAAGGGCTCCTTCCTGTAAAACCTGGTGCTCATTATATGATGGGCGGTATCGCCGCTTCGATGGACGGTGCAACCTCTGTGCCTCGGCTGTTCGCGGTCGGGGAGGTCGCTTGCACCGGTGTACACGGCGCCAATCGTTTAGCTAGCAATTCGCTGCTTGAGGCAGTCATTTGCGGGAGAAAAACTGCTCAGCGCATCGTGTCGTACACTGCAGACAGCACATTGACATCAATTCATAGACAGCAAGACAACGGTGTTGGAAGGGAGCAAGAATGGTTAGACATCCAATCCGTTAAAAATGAAATGACGAGCGTATGCGGCATACTGCGAGAAGGCGCAGCACTTGAACAATTGTACAAACGATTAGCGCCATACTCTGAGACCGCGCTCCAGTGTGACTGGTCGCAAGGCTCTCAGGCTCATATTGCACAATGGCACCGAATCGTCGCATCGACGTGTATCGTAAAGGCTGCTTTCATGAGAAAAGAAAGCCGAGGCAGTCATTTTCGTCTTGATTACCCGCATGAGGAGCCAGCATGGGAGAAGAAACATATTTTCATAAATAGAAGATCTGTGTGGGAAGGGGATTTCACAAATGCAAACCATTCGCTTACGACGAATGCTTGA
- a CDS encoding cysteine desulfurase family protein has protein sequence MLYFDYAATTPMSPAALQAYQKTAVSFYGNTQGLYDLGTNTANVVQSCRALFSEWLQADKEGIFFTGSASEANSLAIFGALEARPPEQRHVLYSPLEHPSVMMAVQKAERWLGAKGIELPLNKEGMVEVHEVERAINHDTGLIVMSHIASETGFTQPVQAVGQLVNHTPIHFHVDASQSFGKYSVFQPALYFDSCTLSAHKFYGPKGVGIAYISPTATFHPF, from the coding sequence ATGCTTTATTTCGATTATGCAGCAACAACACCGATGTCCCCAGCTGCGTTACAAGCCTATCAAAAGACGGCAGTCAGCTTTTACGGAAACACTCAAGGTCTTTATGATTTAGGAACAAACACAGCTAACGTCGTTCAATCTTGCCGAGCTTTGTTTAGCGAATGGCTTCAAGCCGACAAAGAAGGCATTTTCTTCACAGGCAGTGCATCAGAAGCAAACAGCCTTGCTATTTTTGGCGCTCTTGAAGCCCGTCCTCCTGAACAACGCCACGTGCTGTATTCACCGTTAGAACACCCATCCGTCATGATGGCGGTTCAGAAAGCAGAGCGATGGTTAGGTGCCAAAGGCATTGAACTACCGCTTAATAAGGAGGGGATGGTGGAAGTTCATGAGGTGGAGAGAGCGATCAATCACGATACTGGTCTTATTGTCATGTCGCACATCGCATCAGAAACCGGATTCACGCAGCCGGTACAAGCGGTTGGCCAGCTTGTCAATCACACGCCGATCCACTTTCATGTCGATGCCTCTCAATCTTTTGGAAAATATAGCGTGTTTCAGCCAGCGCTTTATTTTGACTCTTGCACGCTTTCGGCTCATAAGTTTTACGGGCCTAAAGGCGTCGGTATTGCCTATATCTCCCCAACCGCTACATTCCATCCGTTTTT